The region GACGGCACGGCCGCCGTCCATGTGCAGGTGCCGGTGGAAGTCGCATCCTTCCTGCTCAACGAAAAGCGCGCCGAGATCGCGAAGATCGAGCTCAAGCAGCGCCTGAACGTGATCATGGTGCCCAACAAGACGCTGGAGACGCCGAATTACCGGCTCGAGCGCCTGAAGCACGACGACCCGCGCCTGGACAACCTGCAGGCGAGCTACCACATGGCTGAGGAAATCGAAGACCCCACGGCCGTCACGCGCCGCTCGCACGAGCGCACCAACAAGCAGGAGCCCGTAATCAAGGGTGTGCTGCCGGACGCACCCGCACCGATCGTTCCGCCGAAGCCGGAACCCGTGAAGGCCGCCGAACCCGTGAAGGCGGCGGAACCCGCCGCAGCGCGCAAGCCCGCTCCCGCGCAGGCGCCCGCGCCGGCGCCGGTCCCGGCCGAGCAGGGATTCATGGGCTGGCTCAAGAGCCTCTTCGGTGCCGCGCCGGCGCCCGCGCCGGTCGCGGCCGCTCCGGCCGCCGAGCCGAAGCGCGAGGACAAGCGCGAAGGCGCGCGCGACGGCGCGCGGGGCGACGGCAACCGCCGTGGCGGCCGCGGCCGCGATGGCGAGCGCCGCGATGGACGCCGCGGCGAAGGCCGTGGCCAGGGCGGCGAACAGCGCCGCGACAGTGAAGCGCGCCGCGAAGGCGAGCCGCGCCGCGACCGCGCCGAAGCAGGTACCGAGGGGCAAGCCCGCAACGAGGGCGGACGCCAGCAGGGCGACCAGCGCCGGGGCGAGCCGCGTGGCGAACGCGCGGAACGCGGCGGCGAGCGCAACGGATCGCGCGACCGCCGCGACGGCGAACGCCGTCCGGTGGAAGGCGCTGCCGCGGGCATGCCCGCGTCGAACGAAGGCGCACCGCGCGAAGCCAGGCAGGACCGGCCGCCGCGCGGCGAGCGTCCGGATGTCCGCGGCGAAGGCCGCGGTGAAACCCGCCCGGAAGGCCGCGGAGAAAGCACGGAGCAACGCGGTGAGCGTGGTGAGCGCGGCGAAAGCCGTGGACGCCGCGGCGGCCGCGGCGGCGACCGCGGTCCGCGCGAGCAGGCGCCCGGTGAGGAAGTTGCCGGTGCAGCCGCGCTCGCAGGGGCTGCAGCGTCTGTCGGCATGGTGGCCGACACAGGTGGCCAACAAGCACCGGCGGCCGACCCGGTGCTCGAGTCGCATACCCACCAGGACGCGGCGCAGGATGGCCAGCAGGCTGGAAACGGTGGAGAGGAACGCCGCCGCTCGCGTGACCGCTATGGCCGCGACCGCCGCGAACGCGGCGGCGACCGCGCACCCCGCGAAGAAGGTGCCGCACCCGATGCGCAGCAACAGGAATCGCGCGTGCGCTACCCGACCGGCTTCGTGAACGACGAGGGCGAGCCCGCCTCCGAGCCGGCGCCCTACGCGGCGTCCACCGTCGCTGAGCCGGCGCAAGCTCCGTTGCAGGCCGAGGCGCCGGCGCCGGTCGCGTACACGCCTGCGCCCCGCCCCGTTGCCGCACCCGTGCCGGCGCCCGCCGCACCCGCTGCTGCCGCGCGCGAATTGCCCAAGGTCCAGCCCTTCCAGCTGCCCGTGCAGGAACTGGTGCAGGTCGCGGAAGGCTCGGGCCTGCAATGGGTGAACTCGGACGCCGCGAAGATCGCCGCCGTGCAGGCAGCGATCGCTGCGGAGCCGAAGCCGGTCCGCGTGCCCCGCGAGCGTCCGCCTGCGGTCGTCATCGATGAAGGTCCGCTGGTGCTGGTGGAAACGCGGCGCGATCTCGGCGAGATGAAGCTGCCGTTCGAGCAGACGTCGCTGCCGCTGTAACCCGGACAGCGCGGCCGGCTAGTCGCTGGCCGCGCGCTTCCAGGCCTGCGCGGCGGTTTGCTCGTCGCCGCGCTCCTCGGCCAGCAGGGCGAGGGCTCGCCACGCATTGCGATGCAGCCTCGCATCCTTCAGGCCCATCGCGGCCTGCGACATGAGTTGTTGCGCCTTGCCCCAGAGCTGGCGCTTCATGCACGCCATTCCCGCCAGGTATTGCAAGGTCGCGTCGCGCGGATTGGCGCGCTGCGCGGCTTCGATGCGCGCGAGCCACGCGCCGTCCAGGCTGTCCAGCCCGGCTTCCAGCGCGCGCACGAGCTTCACCTTCAATGTCTCCCCGAGCTCGCCCTGGCGCTCCCAGACCGGCAACAGCCAGTCTCGCGCAAGGTGCGCGTCGCCGCCCAGGGTGATCAGGCGTTGCGCCGCATGCACGGCGAGCTCCGGCATCGCGCGCTCCGACGGTTCGAGCGACGCCCACGCACGCTGCAGCTGGTTCACGTCGTGCGCGCCGTTGAGCAGGTCGATCGCCAGCCCCCGCACGATGCTGGCCGCCGCGCCCGCCGAAAAAGCGCGGTGCTTCGCGAGCAGGCGGGCCGTCTCCAGCGCCTCGCCGGTGCTCTGCGACAGGCGCGCGGCCTTCAGGCGCATGCGCAGCGCGAGCGTGCGGCGCGCGGCGCCCTGCGGCAAGCCCTTGAGCCAGTTCATCGCGGCCACCGGTTCGTGGTCGTCCAGCGACCAGCGTGCCGCGCGCATCAGGGCGCCCTCGTGCGTCTCCTGCGCGTCGCGCGAGGTGCCCTGCTCGAGCGCGGACTTGAGGTGTTCGTCGCGCCCTGCCTTGTCCTGCAGCGATTGCGCGCTTTCGGCCGCCAGAACGTGGGCCAGCGTGCGGACCTGGGCGGCATTGGTGGGCGCCTGTCCGCCGTCCGTGAGCGACTTCTCCTGCGCGAGCGCGATCTCCGCCGACTTGCGCGCGCGGGTGAAGCGCCCCGCGATGAGGTGCGAGATCGCGTCGAGGATGGAGCCGTGCATCGAACGCTCCTTCTGCAGGGCCCGCCAGCGCAGGGCCTGCCGCGGCAGGTCGAACAGGGCCGAAAGCGCGCGCAGCACCGCGTGCGCGAACATGAACAGGCCGAGCAGCAGCAGCAGCACGAGGTTGAGCCGCACGTCAACGCGGTACGGGGGCCAGAACAGCGTGACCGTGCCCTGGCTGTTGCTTGCAAAGAGGGCGATCGCGACGGCGATGCCGAACAGGGCCAGGAGCCAGAGGGCTGCGCGCATGCGTCTACCTGCCCGCTGCCGCGGTCGCAAGGACGGCCAGCGTTTCGTCGATGCGCGGGAGTTCCACCGTGCGCAGCTGCGCCTGCACCTGCTGCGCGAGGGCGATCGCGACCTGCGTCTTGCGCGCGGACGGGTCGAAGTATTTACGCAGCGCGGCGGTGGAGGCGGCCACGTCCGCGCGCGCGGAATCGGTCTGGCGCGCGAGCAGCGCGAGCCGCGCGTTGAGCAATTTGAGCTTGAGGTTCTCGCGCAGGAAGAACGCCTGCTCGGGCGCGAGCAGCGCAGCCTCGGGCTGGTCCACCCGGCTCACGCGGACCAGGTTGCGGGCTTCGTCGCGGACGTCGGCCAGCAGGCGCTCCCACCACGGCAGCGCCGCCGGGACGGCCGCCTTGTTCGCGGCGGATGCCGGGCCCGCCGGCGCGACCGCATTGGCCATCGGCAATTCATCGACCTGCCTCGCCAGTTCGTCGAGCTTCACGAGCAGGCTGGGCACATCCGTCACGCTGGCGGCACGGACGCGATCGATGTCGCGCGCGATCGCGGCGCGCACACGGGACAGGCGCGGTTGCGCTGCGCGGTCGAGGCGCTTGTCCGCGTTGCGCAGTTCGGCCAGCAGCGGCTCGACGGTGGCCGTGAGCTGCGCCTGCTGCTGCGCAAGGCGCAGGGCCGACTCGATGTCCACCACGAGGTTTTCGTCCCGCGAGCGCGACAGGCTCTGCATGAGCTCTTCGATCTGCGTGCGCTGCAGCGCGACCTCGCCCAGGCGCGTTTCGGTCAGCGCCTGCCGCGCGGCCGTGTCGCGCGCGAGTTCCTGGGCCTGCCGGGCCAGCGTGCGCGCCTCCAGGGCGCTGGCGCCGCTGTCGGCGCTTTGCCGCGCGAGCTGCTCCTGGATGGTCGACAGCTTCTGCCAGAGCAGGCCGCTGGCGACCAGCGCCAGCGCGGACAGCGCGAGGAAGAAGTACATCACACCGCGCACGACCACCACGTTCGCATTCCCGGCATTCGCTGCGCCGTCGCGCGGCGGCTGCGCCACCTCCAGCGTGGGAACGGGGCTCACGTTGGCGGGATCGGCGGGCTCTGCACTCATCCCAAAGATTTTAGGGCCGCGACCACGGCGTCGAGGCCCGGTCGTGACTCGCAAACAACACCGAACCCTGCCCGCCGTGCGCGCTCCGCGATGCGCGCATGCGTCGCGATCGCGCGCGCCTTCGACCAGTCCGCACCCGGGACGAACGACGACAGGTTGGCAACGGCCTGCGAACTGCTGAAGAGCCACACGGCATCGGCCCATTGCATGCGAATCGCGCGCGTGGCGGCGCCGTCGTACACCGGCGCGCGGCGCACATAGGCAGCGACCGACTGCACTGACGCACCCGCCGCTGCCAGCTGTTCGGCGAGCCAGTCGCGCCCCGCAGGCTCGCCATCGCCGTCCGAGCCGCGCACGATGAGGACGGCGTCGCCGGCCCGGATCTGCGACGCCACGCGCTGCCACAGGGTTTCCGAATCGAATTGCGCGGCGTCTGCCGCCGGTGCATCGACCCACGCGGCGTCCACACCGGCGGCCAGCAACGCGTCCCGGGTGCCGCTCCCCGTGGCCCAGGCGCGGGTGCGAACCGGCCAGGAAGCACCCGCCGGGCGCTGCGCGAAGAAGTGCCGCACCGCATTGCCGCTCACGAACATCACTGCGCGCGTGGGCATGGAAGCCAGCGCACGCCACGCCCGCTGGAGCGCCTGCGCATCGCCCACCGGCTCGATGGCGATGAGCGGGAACGAGACGGCGTCGAAGCCCTGCAGACTCAGCCCGCTCACCCACGCGCCGGCCTCGGCGGCGGGGCGGGTGACGATCACGCGCATGCCGGGGTCACCGCGCGCCGCCTTCGCGCAGGCGCATCGCCACCGCCGTCCCCAGCGCTGCCGCCTGCGAGACATCCGCGGCGATCAGCGCCGACTGCGCGCGCACCGGCGGCACGGCGCCTTCCGGGTCTCCCCATGCCGCGCGCAGCTGGAGGAACTCGCCGGAAAAGGTCGCGAAGGCCGCGAGCGGCATCGAACAGCTCCCGCCCATCGCGCGGCTCACCGCGCGCTCGGCCGAGACGGCCAGCGCGGTGGCGTGATGCGACAGCGGCTCGAGCGCGTCGAGCAGGTCGCGGCGCGCCGACAGGACTTCGATCCCGAGTGCGCCCTGTCCCGCGGCGGGCAGCATCTCCTCCGGCTCGAAGGCCACGCGGATGCGCTCGCCCAGGCCCAGGCGCTTGAGGCCCGCGGCCGCCAGCACGATGGCGTCGAACTGCCCCTCGTCGAGCTTGCGCAGCCGCGTGTCGAGGTTGCCGCGCAGCGGCTCGATCTTCAGGTCCGGGCGCATGGCGCGCAGCAGCACGACGCGGCGCAGGCTCGACGTCCCCACCACCGCGCCTTGCGGCAATTCGGCCAGGCCGGCATAGCGGCTGGAGACGAACGCATCGCGCGGGTCCTCGCGCTCCATCACGCACGCGAGGGCAAACCCGGCAGGCAGGTCCATCGGCACGTCCTTGAGCGAATGCACGGCGAGGTCGGCGCGACCCTCTTCGAGCGCGACTTCGAGCTCCTTTACGAAGAGGCCCTTGCCGCCGACCTTGCTCAGGCTGCGGTCGAGGATCTGGTCGCCGCGCGTCGTCATGCCCAGCAGCGACACCTGGTGGCCGCGCGCCTCGAGCAGCGACTTGACGTGTTCGGCCTGCCAAAGCGCAAGGCGGCTTTCGCGCGTGGCGATGACAAGCTTGCTCAATCTCGTAACCTGTTGGAAATGCCTGGGGGGGAGTGGATGCTAGCATGCACGCTGCCAAAAAATTAAGCAAAAGACCATGCCGACCGCCGTGCCGCCACCCGCCCCCACCGCCTCGCGGCGAGCCCGCGAGAACGAGCGCCCGCTGGTGGAGGACATCCGGCTGCTCGGCCGCATCCTCGGCGACGTGATCCGCGAGCAGGAGGGCGTCGAAGCCTACGAGCTCGTAGAGCGCGTGCGCAAGCTCTCCGTCGCCTTCCGCCGCGATGCCGACCATGAAGCCGATCGCGCGCTCAAGTCCCTGCTCAAGTCGCTGTCGGGCGAGCGCACGGTGAGCGTGATCCGCGCCTTCACGTACTTCAGCCACCTGGCCAACCTCGCGGAAGACCGCCACCACATCCGCCGCCGCGCCGTGCACGAACGCGCGGGCGATACGCAGGAAGGCAGCATCGAGGTCGCGCTCGCGCGCCTGCGCTGGGCGGGCATCTCGCCCAAGACCGTCTCGCAGACGCTCGCGCAAAGCCATGTCTCCCCGGTGCTCACCGCGCATCCCACGGAAGTGCAGCGCAAGAGCATCCTCGATGCGGAGCGGGACATCGCGCGCCTGCTCACCGAGCGCGACGAGATCAAGTCGCGCGCGCTGCCCAAGGACGCGCTGGCGCCGCGCGAGCTGGCCGCGAACGAATCGCAGATCCGCGCGCGGGTGATGCAGCTGTGGCAGACCCGCCTGCTGCGCTTCACCAAGCTGCAGGTGGCCGACGAGATCGAGAACGCGCTCAGCTACTACGAGGCGACCTTCCTGCGCGAAATCCCCAAGCTGTACGCGGACCTCGAACGCGAACTGGGCACGCACCCGGTGGCCAGCTTCCTGCGTATGGGACAGTGGATCGGCGGCGACCGCGACGGCAACCCCAACGTCAGCGCCGAAACGCTGGAATACGCCTTGCGCCGCCAGAGCGAAGTCGCGCTGCGCTTCTTCCTCACCGAAGTGCACTACCTCGGCGGCGAGCTGTCGCTGTCGGCCATGCTGGTGGAAGTGACGCCGGCCATGCGCGCCCTCGCGGAACGTTCGCCCGACACGAGCGAACACCGCCAGGACGAGCCCTACCGGCGCGCGTTGACCGGCATGTACGCGCGCCTGGCGGCGACGCTCAAGGCGCTCACGGGCGGCGACGCCGCGCGCCACGCCGTCGCGCCGCAGAACCCGTACCTGCGCGCGGAGGACTTCCTCGCGGACCTGCGCACGATCGAGCACTCCCTGCTGGCCCACCGCGGCACCGCGATCGTGGAGCAGCGCCTGCATCCGCTCATCCGCGCCGTCGAGGTCTTCGGCTTCCACCTCGCGACGGTCGACCTGCGCCAGAGCTCCGACCAGCACGAGGCCGTCGTCGCGGAACTGTTGAAGGTCGCGCGCGTGGAGCGGAACTACGCGGGCCTCGACGAAGCGGCGCGCAAGGACCTGCTGATCCGGCTCCTGTGCGATGCCCGTCCGCTGCGCGTGCGCGGGGCGGCCTACTCCGATCTGGCGCGCCACGAAATCGCGATTTTCGAATCCGCGCGCGCGATGCGCGAGCGCTACGGCTCCCAGGCGATCCGCCACTACATCATCAGCCATACCGAGACGGTGAGCGACCTGCTGGAAGTGCTGCTTCTGCAAAAGGAAGCCGGCCTCTTCACGGGGACACTGGACGACAAGGCCGTGTCCGACCTGATCGTCGTGCCCCTTTTCGAGACCATCGACGACCTGCGCCACGCCGCGCCGATCATGCGCGAGTTCTACGCGGTGCCGGGCATCGCACAGCTCGTGCAGCGCTCGGGGGCCGAGCAGGACATCATGCTGGGCTACAGCGACAGCAACAAGGACGGCGGCATCTTCACGAGCAACTGGGAGCTGTACCGCGCGGAGATCGCGCTGGTGGCGCTCTTCGACGAACTCGCGAACAGCCACAACATCCAGCTGCGCATGTTCCATGGCCGCGGCGGCACCGTCGGCCGCGGCGGCGGCCCGAGCTACCAGGCCATCCTGGCCCAGCCGCCCGGCACGGTGCGCGGGCAGATCCGCCTCACCGAACAGGGCGAGGTCATCGGCTCCAAATACGCCAACCCCGAGATCGGCCGGCGCAACCTGGAGACCCTGGTCGCCGCGACACTCGAAGCCACGCTGCTGCAGCCGACCAAGCCCGCCTCGCGCGTATTCCTGCAGGCGGCCGAGACGCTGTCGCAGGCCAGCATGAAGGCCTATCGCGCGCTGGTGTACGAAACGCCGGGCTTCACCGAGTATTTCTTCGGCTCCACCCCGATCCGCGAGATCGCGGAGCTGAACATCGGATCGCGCCCGGCCTCGCGCAAGGCGACGCAGAAGATCGAGGACTTGCGCGCCATCCCCTGGAGCTTCAGCTGGGGCCAGTGCCGGCTCACCTTGCCGGGCTGGTACGGGTTCGGCACGGCCGTGCACGAGTTCCTGCACGAGAACCCGGAGGCCTCGCGCAAGGACGCGCTGGCGCTGCTGCAGAAGATGTATCGCCAGTGGCCCTTCTTTCGCGCGCTGCTCTCCAACATGGACATGGTGCTCGCCAAGAGCGACCTCGCGCTCGCCTCGCGTTACGCGGAGCTGGTCGCCGACGCGCGGCTGCGCAAGCGCATCTTCGGCGTGATCGAAGCCGAGTGGCATCGCACGGTGGAAG is a window of Caenimonas aquaedulcis DNA encoding:
- a CDS encoding Rne/Rng family ribonuclease produces the protein MKRMLINATQAEERRLAIVDGQKLLDYEIEIEGREQRKGNIYKAVVTRVEPSLEACFVDYGEDRHGFLPFKEISRTYFAQGVPVNQARINDVIREGQELLVQVEKEERGNKGAALTTFVSLAGRYVVLMPNNPRGGGVSRRIEGEDRAELKENMDQLEYPNGMSIIARTAGIGRSAPELQWDLNYLLKLWGAIDGASKGGKGAFLIYQESSLVIRAIRDYFNHDIGDILIDTDDIYDQAQQFMAHVMPEHAARVKRYRDDAPLFSRFQIEHQIESAYAREVKLPSGGVVVIDHTEALVSIDVNSARAIKGGDIEETATRTNLEAADEVARQMRLRDLGGLIVIDFIDMEESKNRREVENRLRDALRQDRARVQFGTISKFGLMEMSRQRLRPALSEGASIPCPRCGGHGHIRDTESSALQILRIIQEESMKDGTAAVHVQVPVEVASFLLNEKRAEIAKIELKQRLNVIMVPNKTLETPNYRLERLKHDDPRLDNLQASYHMAEEIEDPTAVTRRSHERTNKQEPVIKGVLPDAPAPIVPPKPEPVKAAEPVKAAEPAAARKPAPAQAPAPAPVPAEQGFMGWLKSLFGAAPAPAPVAAAPAAEPKREDKREGARDGARGDGNRRGGRGRDGERRDGRRGEGRGQGGEQRRDSEARREGEPRRDRAEAGTEGQARNEGGRQQGDQRRGEPRGERAERGGERNGSRDRRDGERRPVEGAAAGMPASNEGAPREARQDRPPRGERPDVRGEGRGETRPEGRGESTEQRGERGERGESRGRRGGRGGDRGPREQAPGEEVAGAAALAGAAASVGMVADTGGQQAPAADPVLESHTHQDAAQDGQQAGNGGEERRRSRDRYGRDRRERGGDRAPREEGAAPDAQQQESRVRYPTGFVNDEGEPASEPAPYAASTVAEPAQAPLQAEAPAPVAYTPAPRPVAAPVPAPAAPAAAARELPKVQPFQLPVQELVQVAEGSGLQWVNSDAAKIAAVQAAIAAEPKPVRVPRERPPAVVIDEGPLVLVETRRDLGEMKLPFEQTSLPL
- a CDS encoding heme biosynthesis protein HemY, encoding MRAALWLLALFGIAVAIALFASNSQGTVTLFWPPYRVDVRLNLVLLLLLGLFMFAHAVLRALSALFDLPRQALRWRALQKERSMHGSILDAISHLIAGRFTRARKSAEIALAQEKSLTDGGQAPTNAAQVRTLAHVLAAESAQSLQDKAGRDEHLKSALEQGTSRDAQETHEGALMRAARWSLDDHEPVAAMNWLKGLPQGAARRTLALRMRLKAARLSQSTGEALETARLLAKHRAFSAGAAASIVRGLAIDLLNGAHDVNQLQRAWASLEPSERAMPELAVHAAQRLITLGGDAHLARDWLLPVWERQGELGETLKVKLVRALEAGLDSLDGAWLARIEAAQRANPRDATLQYLAGMACMKRQLWGKAQQLMSQAAMGLKDARLHRNAWRALALLAEERGDEQTAAQAWKRAASD
- a CDS encoding uroporphyrinogen-III C-methyltransferase, whose translation is MSAEPADPANVSPVPTLEVAQPPRDGAANAGNANVVVVRGVMYFFLALSALALVASGLLWQKLSTIQEQLARQSADSGASALEARTLARQAQELARDTAARQALTETRLGEVALQRTQIEELMQSLSRSRDENLVVDIESALRLAQQQAQLTATVEPLLAELRNADKRLDRAAQPRLSRVRAAIARDIDRVRAASVTDVPSLLVKLDELARQVDELPMANAVAPAGPASAANKAAVPAALPWWERLLADVRDEARNLVRVSRVDQPEAALLAPEQAFFLRENLKLKLLNARLALLARQTDSARADVAASTAALRKYFDPSARKTQVAIALAQQVQAQLRTVELPRIDETLAVLATAAAGR
- a CDS encoding uroporphyrinogen-III synthase, encoding MRVIVTRPAAEAGAWVSGLSLQGFDAVSFPLIAIEPVGDAQALQRAWRALASMPTRAVMFVSGNAVRHFFAQRPAGASWPVRTRAWATGSGTRDALLAAGVDAAWVDAPAADAAQFDSETLWQRVASQIRAGDAVLIVRGSDGDGEPAGRDWLAEQLAAAGASVQSVAAYVRRAPVYDGAATRAIRMQWADAVWLFSSSQAVANLSSFVPGADWSKARAIATHARIAERARRAGFGVVCESRPGLDAVVAALKSLG
- the hemC gene encoding hydroxymethylbilane synthase, translated to MSKLVIATRESRLALWQAEHVKSLLEARGHQVSLLGMTTRGDQILDRSLSKVGGKGLFVKELEVALEEGRADLAVHSLKDVPMDLPAGFALACVMEREDPRDAFVSSRYAGLAELPQGAVVGTSSLRRVVLLRAMRPDLKIEPLRGNLDTRLRKLDEGQFDAIVLAAAGLKRLGLGERIRVAFEPEEMLPAAGQGALGIEVLSARRDLLDALEPLSHHATALAVSAERAVSRAMGGSCSMPLAAFATFSGEFLQLRAAWGDPEGAVPPVRAQSALIAADVSQAAALGTAVAMRLREGGAR
- the ppc gene encoding phosphoenolpyruvate carboxylase; this translates as MPTAVPPPAPTASRRARENERPLVEDIRLLGRILGDVIREQEGVEAYELVERVRKLSVAFRRDADHEADRALKSLLKSLSGERTVSVIRAFTYFSHLANLAEDRHHIRRRAVHERAGDTQEGSIEVALARLRWAGISPKTVSQTLAQSHVSPVLTAHPTEVQRKSILDAERDIARLLTERDEIKSRALPKDALAPRELAANESQIRARVMQLWQTRLLRFTKLQVADEIENALSYYEATFLREIPKLYADLERELGTHPVASFLRMGQWIGGDRDGNPNVSAETLEYALRRQSEVALRFFLTEVHYLGGELSLSAMLVEVTPAMRALAERSPDTSEHRQDEPYRRALTGMYARLAATLKALTGGDAARHAVAPQNPYLRAEDFLADLRTIEHSLLAHRGTAIVEQRLHPLIRAVEVFGFHLATVDLRQSSDQHEAVVAELLKVARVERNYAGLDEAARKDLLIRLLCDARPLRVRGAAYSDLARHEIAIFESARAMRERYGSQAIRHYIISHTETVSDLLEVLLLQKEAGLFTGTLDDKAVSDLIVVPLFETIDDLRHAAPIMREFYAVPGIAQLVQRSGAEQDIMLGYSDSNKDGGIFTSNWELYRAEIALVALFDELANSHNIQLRMFHGRGGTVGRGGGPSYQAILAQPPGTVRGQIRLTEQGEVIGSKYANPEIGRRNLETLVAATLEATLLQPTKPASRVFLQAAETLSQASMKAYRALVYETPGFTEYFFGSTPIREIAELNIGSRPASRKATQKIEDLRAIPWSFSWGQCRLTLPGWYGFGTAVHEFLHENPEASRKDALALLQKMYRQWPFFRALLSNMDMVLAKSDLALASRYAELVADARLRKRIFGVIEAEWHRTVEALQAITGERQRLAGNPSLQRSIRHRFPYIDPLHHLQVELVRRHREGKLDDRARRGIHISINGIAAALRNTG